A single region of the Novosphingobium sp. genome encodes:
- a CDS encoding nuclear transport factor 2 family protein encodes MMDRAEEWAIYRLAARLAQAGDDRDEAAYRACLADEVWSGPAHQGACVPRETYARDAMERLSRTVWTHHLLANPVIAVDERGRSADAAIDVVVTACLAMGAMGEEPGRRFTCGGRYELGFERGATGWCINRRFLRIRYRHGEAPG; translated from the coding sequence ATGATGGACAGGGCCGAAGAATGGGCGATCTACCGTCTGGCCGCGCGTCTTGCCCAGGCGGGCGATGACCGGGATGAGGCGGCCTATCGCGCCTGTCTGGCCGATGAAGTATGGAGCGGGCCCGCGCATCAGGGCGCCTGCGTTCCGCGTGAGACCTATGCGCGCGATGCGATGGAGCGCCTGTCGCGCACCGTCTGGACCCATCATCTGCTCGCCAATCCGGTGATCGCTGTGGATGAGCGCGGGCGCAGCGCCGATGCGGCCATCGATGTGGTGGTCACCGCCTGCCTTGCCATGGGCGCCATGGGCGAGGAGCCGGGCCGCCGCTTCACCTGCGGCGGGCGTTACGAACTGGGCTTCGAGCGGGGCGCCACAGGCTGGTGCATCAACCGCCGCTTCCTGCGGATCCGCTATCGCCATGGCGAGGCACCGGGCTGA
- a CDS encoding DUF1348 family protein codes for MSSISQAAQMLIRDAENAWNLGDLGAIIMSNSIDCFWRARVHFLWGREQIRTHVERQSRREIDFHTIFEPWAESEGRLSMRFASEFRNDSGTWFRAYGSEEMEFDRAGLVIRRLTAANEHPIQDHERVLRWPDGRRPSSFPTLSELGF; via the coding sequence ATGTCCAGCATCAGTCAGGCCGCCCAGATGCTTATTCGTGACGCTGAAAATGCGTGGAACCTCGGCGATCTGGGCGCGATCATCATGAGCAATTCGATCGACTGCTTCTGGCGGGCCCGCGTCCATTTCCTCTGGGGGCGCGAGCAGATCCGCACCCATGTCGAACGCCAGTCGCGGCGCGAGATCGACTTCCACACCATCTTCGAGCCATGGGCGGAAAGCGAGGGGCGCCTCTCCATGCGTTTCGCGTCGGAATTTCGCAATGACAGCGGCACCTGGTTCCGCGCCTATGGCAGCGAGGAGATGGAGTTCGACCGCGCGGGGCTGGTGATCCGCCGCCTGACCGCGGCCAACGAACACCCCATTCAGGACCATGAGCGCGTGTTGCGCTGGCCGGATGGGCGGCGCCCCTCCTCCTTCCCGACCCTGAGCGAACTGGGCTTTTAG
- a CDS encoding winged helix-turn-helix domain-containing protein, with amino-acid sequence MTDTETPLLHDRPRDRISFGPFALSPRERLLTMHGAPVEIGGRSLDLLIVLTEQPGRVWSKRELLNRVWSDVVVEDGSLRFHMAGLRKLLGEGKGGARYIATQVGVGYAFVAKVERQAMVRAGLPMPLLTETPATNTRHLPPRMPLLIGREHDVRLLSERVIDTQLFTIVGPGGVGKTSLGVEMGHVLAPAFQGHVAFVDFSLLENAALVPGMIASAMGIVVQSDDPLAVILGHMREHPILLLLDNCEHLIEEVAHLVERLIEAAPHVRILATSREPLRVRGEHIHRLNALACPEETDALSAREILAYPAVQLFHDRACAADTALTIDEEAVQLIAGICRRLDGMALPIELAAVRVATHGIHATARELGERFSLGWAGRRTALPRQQTLQAMLDWSYGLLGAVERIVLERLSVFVGPFSIDAALAVAADDMLDSEAVVSALFSLTAKSLIAPKLSPDGSIYRLLEMTRAYAREKLRLRGAEAFNQSAARHAGFFLAELGAVSGEEESLMPDTQPLRQQVGNICSALEWCFGPEGDRDMGVRLAAASTPVFLNLSHLGECRNWCARALEDMAEARHGTAIELELQGALGITLMFTRGNSRVAGQALSRALEVATALDDRWNQLRMLGRLHIYHERIGDYAIAMELAGRAVRVAGRIGDPEAIGIAYSLSGISQHLAGNQRRAREELEISLAHCPVSSRNRTIHYGFDHRNRSGIALARTLWLSGHAEQAASLARQTVSLASRLDHPVTHCIALIWSLTLHIWMEDFATAQETLEAFTTCAQVNALGPYMVAAAGFRGEIAIRSGRSGEALTEVEDSLARLRAARYELLTTPFSITLARGLMLEDRRQEARDVIASTILRCEAIGEEVALAELLSMQAEIMQDAPETAIGLLREALDIALRQGARAFAVKAAIALATRLEALDRRDEAIHALARALRDADSADTPDLRHARELRAALRR; translated from the coding sequence ATGACGGATACGGAGACGCCACTCCTTCATGACCGGCCCCGCGACCGGATCTCTTTCGGCCCCTTCGCCCTGTCCCCGCGCGAGCGCCTGCTGACGATGCATGGCGCGCCGGTGGAGATCGGCGGGCGCTCGCTCGACCTGCTGATCGTGCTAACCGAGCAGCCCGGTCGGGTCTGGTCCAAGCGCGAGCTGCTCAACCGCGTGTGGAGCGATGTGGTGGTCGAGGATGGCAGCCTGCGCTTCCATATGGCCGGGCTGCGCAAGCTGCTGGGCGAAGGCAAGGGCGGCGCCCGCTACATCGCGACGCAGGTGGGCGTGGGCTATGCCTTTGTCGCCAAGGTCGAGCGGCAGGCGATGGTGCGCGCCGGCCTGCCCATGCCGCTGCTGACCGAAACGCCGGCAACGAACACACGCCATCTGCCGCCGCGCATGCCCTTGCTGATCGGGCGCGAGCATGACGTGCGGCTTTTGAGCGAGCGGGTGATCGACACGCAGCTTTTCACCATCGTGGGGCCGGGCGGCGTGGGCAAGACCTCGCTGGGCGTCGAGATGGGGCATGTGCTGGCCCCGGCCTTTCAGGGCCATGTCGCCTTTGTCGATTTCAGCCTGCTGGAAAATGCCGCGCTGGTGCCCGGCATGATCGCCAGCGCGATGGGCATCGTCGTGCAGAGCGACGATCCGCTCGCCGTGATCCTGGGCCATATGCGCGAGCATCCGATCCTGCTGCTGCTCGACAATTGTGAGCATCTGATCGAGGAGGTCGCCCATCTGGTCGAACGGCTGATCGAGGCCGCGCCGCATGTCCGCATTCTGGCCACCTCGCGCGAGCCGCTGCGGGTGCGCGGCGAACATATCCATCGCCTCAACGCGCTGGCCTGCCCGGAGGAGACAGACGCGCTCTCCGCTCGGGAGATCCTGGCCTATCCCGCCGTGCAACTGTTCCACGACCGCGCCTGCGCCGCCGACACCGCCCTGACCATCGACGAGGAGGCCGTCCAGCTTATCGCGGGCATCTGCCGCCGTCTGGACGGCATGGCGCTGCCGATCGAGCTGGCGGCGGTGCGCGTCGCCACCCATGGCATTCACGCCACCGCCCGCGAGCTGGGGGAACGTTTCAGCCTTGGCTGGGCCGGCCGCCGCACCGCCTTGCCGCGCCAGCAGACGCTTCAGGCCATGCTCGACTGGAGCTACGGCCTGCTCGGCGCGGTGGAACGCATCGTGCTAGAAAGGCTCTCGGTCTTCGTCGGCCCCTTCTCCATCGATGCCGCGCTGGCCGTGGCCGCCGATGACATGCTGGACAGCGAGGCCGTGGTCTCCGCCTTGTTCTCGCTGACCGCCAAATCGCTGATCGCGCCCAAGCTTTCGCCCGACGGCAGCATTTACCGCCTGCTGGAAATGACCCGCGCCTATGCGCGCGAAAAGCTGCGGCTGCGCGGGGCGGAAGCTTTCAACCAGTCCGCCGCCCGCCATGCCGGTTTCTTCCTGGCCGAGCTGGGGGCGGTCTCCGGCGAGGAGGAGAGCCTGATGCCGGACACGCAGCCGCTGCGCCAGCAGGTGGGCAACATCTGCAGCGCGCTGGAATGGTGCTTCGGGCCCGAGGGGGATCGTGACATGGGCGTGCGTCTGGCCGCCGCCAGCACGCCGGTGTTCCTTAACCTCTCGCATCTGGGCGAGTGCCGCAACTGGTGCGCCCGCGCGCTCGAGGACATGGCCGAGGCCCGCCACGGCACCGCGATCGAGCTGGAGCTGCAGGGCGCTCTGGGCATCACGCTGATGTTCACGCGGGGCAACAGCCGCGTGGCGGGGCAGGCGCTGTCCCGCGCGCTGGAGGTGGCCACCGCGCTCGACGACCGCTGGAACCAGCTTCGCATGCTGGGCCGCCTGCATATCTATCACGAGCGGATCGGCGATTATGCCATCGCCATGGAGCTGGCCGGGCGCGCGGTGAGGGTCGCCGGGCGGATCGGCGATCCCGAGGCGATCGGCATCGCCTATTCGCTGTCGGGCATTTCGCAGCATCTGGCCGGAAACCAGCGCCGCGCGCGTGAGGAGCTGGAGATTTCGCTGGCCCATTGCCCGGTCTCCAGCCGCAACCGCACGATCCATTATGGCTTCGATCATCGCAACCGCTCGGGCATCGCGCTGGCCCGCACGCTGTGGCTCTCCGGCCATGCCGAGCAGGCCGCGAGTCTGGCCCGGCAGACGGTCAGCCTGGCCTCGCGGCTCGATCATCCGGTGACGCATTGCATCGCGCTGATCTGGTCGCTGACGCTGCATATCTGGATGGAGGATTTCGCGACGGCGCAAGAGACGCTGGAGGCCTTCACCACCTGCGCTCAGGTCAATGCGCTTGGCCCCTATATGGTCGCGGCCGCCGGATTTCGCGGCGAGATCGCCATCCGCAGCGGCAGGAGCGGCGAGGCGCTGACCGAAGTCGAGGACAGTCTGGCGCGCCTGCGCGCGGCGCGCTACGAATTGCTGACCACACCCTTCTCGATCACGCTGGCGCGCGGCCTGATGCTGGAGGACCGGCGGCAGGAGGCGCGCGATGTGATCGCCTCGACCATCCTGCGCTGCGAAGCCATCGGCGAGGAGGTCGCCCTGGCCGAGTTGCTGAGCATGCAGGCCGAGATCATGCAGGATGCTCCCGAGACCGCCATCGGCCTGCTGCGGGAGGCGCTCGACATCGCCCTGCGTCAGGGTGCCCGCGCCTTTGCGGTGAAGGCCGCCATCGCTCTGGCCACCCGCCTTGAGGCGCTGGACCGGAGGGACGAGGCCATCCACGCCCTGGCGCGGGCCCTGCGGGATGCCGACAGCGCCGACACCCCCGATCTGCGCCACGCCAGAGAACTCCGGGCGGCATTGCGCCGTTAA
- a CDS encoding MFS transporter: MSLLSWHRGLDGEGRAAFRSSYTGFVIDAMNVQLYAFVLPTLLALWHLTPSSAGLLASTVLLAGSAGGWLAGALSDRIGRIRILRVSILWLAISTLLCGLAQNYDQLLWARLVQGFGFGAEWAVGVVFMSEIAPSAVRGRLLGTLQSAWSVGWALAAGSTALALTWLPPEPGWRVSFALTLIPALMIFPLRLRLSDAPIFQQSATRHRWHGIFARGLRLDTLKGSLLATGAHGGYWAIATWWPTMLRLERGLSPAQTGLHMAALVGGSLGGYGLGAWLNDRAGRRATLGTFTCGGLVTVLAITRLPLSDLQLLALTPMLGLFTLGIFSTVGPVLTEIYPTPLRGSGLGFCYNVGRALAGITPLAIGSSMATLGFRHAIGLYVAGAYLIVLLAVVLLRETRGVDFSARQPA, from the coding sequence ATGAGCCTCCTCTCATGGCATCGCGGGCTGGACGGTGAGGGGCGCGCGGCCTTCCGCAGCTCCTACACCGGCTTTGTCATCGATGCGATGAATGTGCAGCTCTATGCCTTTGTGCTGCCCACCTTGCTGGCGCTGTGGCACCTCACCCCGTCGAGCGCCGGGCTGCTGGCCTCGACGGTGCTGCTGGCGGGGTCGGCCGGGGGCTGGCTGGCCGGGGCATTGTCCGACCGGATCGGGCGCATCCGCATCCTGCGCGTCTCGATCCTGTGGCTGGCGATCTCCACGCTGCTGTGCGGTCTGGCGCAAAACTATGACCAGTTGCTGTGGGCAAGGCTGGTGCAGGGCTTCGGCTTCGGGGCGGAATGGGCCGTGGGCGTCGTCTTCATGAGCGAGATCGCCCCCTCCGCCGTGCGGGGCCGCCTGCTGGGCACGCTGCAAAGCGCATGGAGCGTGGGCTGGGCGCTGGCCGCCGGATCGACCGCTCTGGCCCTCACATGGCTGCCGCCCGAGCCGGGCTGGCGCGTCAGCTTCGCCCTGACGCTGATCCCGGCGCTGATGATCTTCCCCTTGCGCCTGCGCCTGTCCGATGCGCCGATCTTCCAGCAGAGCGCCACGCGGCACCGCTGGCACGGCATTTTCGCGCGGGGCCTGCGCCTCGACACGCTCAAGGGCAGCCTGCTGGCGACCGGCGCGCATGGCGGCTATTGGGCGATCGCCACCTGGTGGCCCACGATGCTGCGGCTGGAGCGGGGCCTCTCCCCCGCGCAGACCGGGCTGCATATGGCCGCGCTGGTCGGCGGCTCGCTGGGCGGCTATGGGCTGGGGGCATGGCTCAATGACCGTGCCGGACGGCGGGCCACGCTGGGCACCTTCACATGCGGGGGTCTGGTCACGGTGCTGGCGATCACCCGCCTGCCGCTTTCGGACCTGCAACTGCTGGCGCTCACCCCCATGCTGGGCCTGTTCACGCTAGGGATCTTCAGCACCGTGGGGCCGGTGCTGACCGAGATCTATCCCACACCCTTGCGCGGTTCGGGGCTGGGCTTCTGCTACAATGTGGGGCGCGCTCTGGCCGGGATCACCCCGCTGGCGATCGGCAGCAGCATGGCCACGCTGGGCTTTCGCCATGCCATCGGGCTCTATGTCGCGGGCGCCTATCTGATCGTGCTGCTGGCGGTCGTGCTGCTCCGGGAAACCAGAGGCGTGGATTTCTCCGCCCGCCAGCCTGCCTGA
- a CDS encoding TonB-dependent receptor, whose product MNYRVVLTASAAALAIGLCGHASAQNVPAETQAQPEILVTGSRIKAPNLTSTSPLLSLSDKDVAVRGTTNIENLLNTLPQVSASNSSAQSTFGTPGIATVNLRNLGPARTQVMIDGRRLMPGDPVAPYADLNFIPAALISSVEVLTGGASTAYGSDAVAGVVNFKMKRNLKGFLVDYQFSADQHDNNNAAAQQKLRDFGVKVPGNKFDGFTHNATIAFGANTADGRGNITAYVGYRHTDPVGDADRDFAACNYGTTTVSQPFDTHACSGSSTSAYGRFRTGGTGSGLAANPNGTASFVPYTGSLAYNSAETVYLQRADERYTAGAFAHYAFSPAFEAYADVMFMDDTNRAQLAPGGIVSSSTYTINCDNPLLTAAQAGQLCGANAGRAGSSWSGTIGKRVVVPGRERYYSIRHTDYRLLGGAKGQLGGGWSYDAYVQYGIVDYHNTATNDISVSRVQDALQVRNVNGTASCISGNAGCAPLNIFQLGQISTAAADYIFASGSQNGTVTQTVLSGTINGDLGRMGLQSPLAQHPISLAIGGEYRRDSVSLQVSPNFLSGDLAGFGIVSPTSGSTHVAEAFVETLIPLASDRPLLHDLSLDLAYRYSHYNFAGGASTYKATLSYAPSRDVMFRGGYNRAVRAPNVQELFAATSRSTVSVTDSCAGNAPTASLAQCANTGVTAAQYGRIADCTSNFCSALVGGNLALKPETADTFTAGMVLTPRSIPGLSLSLDYYDIKVNNLIGTVPAALAFSQCLTNGSPFYCSFIKRDATGSLATTGGYIVNTNVNTGFLHTAGLDVAAAYRLDLDRLGARHLGALALSMNGTWNRKQQVSPLPGQPSYDCAGLYGPTCGVPTPTWRHNARLSWETPWQATLSLSWRYIGSSTVDINAGNPAFSGVTAGAKDLADARIAAYSYFDLAASVPVMRRFTLRMGVTNLFDKDSPLLDSNNLGVASQYGNANTFPGLYDVLGRTLFAGLTAKF is encoded by the coding sequence ATGAACTATCGTGTCGTGTTAACGGCCTCGGCTGCGGCCCTGGCCATCGGACTCTGCGGCCATGCCTCGGCCCAAAACGTGCCCGCCGAAACGCAGGCCCAGCCCGAGATTCTGGTGACGGGGTCGCGCATCAAGGCACCCAACCTTACCAGCACCAGCCCGCTGCTCTCGCTCTCCGACAAGGATGTGGCGGTGCGCGGCACCACCAACATCGAGAATCTGCTCAACACGCTGCCTCAGGTCTCGGCCAGCAACAGCAGTGCGCAGTCGACCTTCGGCACGCCGGGCATCGCCACGGTCAATCTGCGCAATCTGGGCCCGGCCCGCACGCAGGTGATGATCGACGGGCGCCGCCTGATGCCGGGCGACCCGGTCGCGCCCTATGCCGACCTCAACTTCATCCCCGCCGCGCTGATTTCCTCTGTCGAGGTGCTGACCGGCGGCGCCTCGACGGCCTATGGCTCCGACGCGGTGGCGGGCGTGGTCAACTTCAAGATGAAGCGCAATCTGAAGGGCTTTCTGGTCGATTACCAGTTTTCCGCCGATCAGCATGACAACAACAACGCCGCCGCCCAGCAGAAATTGCGCGATTTCGGCGTGAAGGTTCCGGGCAACAAGTTCGACGGCTTCACCCATAACGCCACCATCGCCTTTGGCGCCAACACGGCGGATGGGCGCGGCAACATCACCGCCTATGTCGGCTATCGCCACACCGACCCGGTTGGGGATGCCGACCGCGATTTTGCCGCCTGCAACTATGGCACCACCACCGTCTCGCAGCCGTTCGACACCCATGCCTGCTCGGGCTCCAGCACCAGCGCCTATGGCCGGTTCCGCACCGGCGGCACGGGCAGTGGTCTGGCCGCCAATCCCAACGGCACGGCCAGCTTCGTGCCCTACACCGGATCGCTGGCCTACAATTCGGCCGAGACTGTCTATCTCCAGCGCGCCGACGAGCGTTACACCGCAGGCGCTTTCGCCCATTACGCCTTCAGCCCGGCCTTCGAAGCCTATGCCGATGTGATGTTCATGGATGACACCAACCGCGCGCAACTGGCGCCCGGCGGCATCGTCTCCAGCAGCACCTACACCATCAATTGCGACAATCCGCTGCTGACCGCCGCCCAGGCCGGGCAATTGTGCGGCGCCAATGCCGGGCGCGCCGGTTCCTCGTGGAGCGGCACCATCGGCAAGCGCGTCGTGGTGCCGGGGCGCGAGCGTTACTACAGCATCCGCCACACCGACTATCGCCTGCTCGGCGGCGCCAAGGGACAGCTTGGCGGCGGCTGGAGCTACGATGCCTATGTGCAATATGGCATCGTCGATTATCACAACACCGCAACCAACGACATTTCGGTCTCGCGCGTGCAGGATGCGCTGCAGGTCCGCAACGTGAATGGCACGGCGAGCTGCATTTCCGGGAATGCCGGATGCGCGCCGCTCAACATTTTCCAGCTTGGCCAGATCAGCACCGCAGCGGCGGATTACATCTTCGCCAGCGGCAGCCAGAACGGCACGGTGACGCAGACCGTGCTCAGCGGCACGATCAACGGCGATCTGGGCCGCATGGGCCTGCAGAGCCCGCTGGCCCAGCATCCGATCTCACTGGCGATCGGCGGGGAATACCGGCGCGACAGCGTCTCGCTGCAGGTCAGCCCCAATTTCCTGAGCGGCGATCTGGCGGGTTTCGGCATCGTCTCGCCCACTTCGGGCAGCACCCATGTTGCCGAGGCCTTTGTCGAGACGCTGATCCCGCTCGCCAGCGACAGGCCGCTGCTGCATGATCTCTCGCTCGATCTCGCCTATCGCTATTCGCATTACAATTTCGCGGGCGGGGCCAGCACCTATAAGGCGACGCTCTCCTACGCGCCCTCGCGCGATGTGATGTTCCGGGGCGGCTACAACCGCGCGGTGCGCGCGCCCAATGTGCAGGAGCTGTTCGCCGCGACCAGCCGCTCGACGGTCTCGGTCACCGATAGCTGCGCAGGGAACGCCCCCACCGCCTCGCTGGCGCAATGCGCCAACACCGGGGTGACGGCGGCGCAATATGGGCGGATCGCCGATTGCACCTCCAACTTCTGCAGCGCGCTGGTCGGCGGCAATCTGGCACTCAAGCCCGAGACCGCCGACACCTTCACCGCCGGCATGGTGCTGACCCCGCGCAGCATTCCGGGCCTGTCGCTCTCGCTCGACTATTACGACATCAAGGTCAACAATCTGATCGGCACGGTTCCCGCCGCGCTGGCCTTCTCGCAGTGCCTGACGAATGGCTCGCCCTTCTATTGCAGCTTCATCAAGCGCGATGCCACGGGCAGTCTGGCCACGACGGGCGGCTATATCGTCAACACCAATGTCAACACCGGCTTCCTGCATACGGCGGGGCTGGATGTTGCGGCGGCCTATCGCCTCGATCTCGACCGGCTCGGCGCCCGCCATCTGGGCGCGCTGGCCCTGAGCATGAACGGCACCTGGAACCGCAAGCAGCAGGTCTCTCCCCTGCCCGGCCAGCCCTCCTATGATTGCGCGGGCCTCTATGGCCCGACCTGCGGCGTGCCCACCCCGACATGGCGCCACAATGCCCGCCTGAGCTGGGAAACGCCATGGCAGGCCACGCTGTCGCTGAGCTGGCGCTACATCGGCTCCAGCACGGTGGACATCAATGCTGGCAATCCGGCCTTCAGCGGGGTGACGGCGGGCGCGAAGGATCTGGCCGATGCGCGCATCGCGGCCTACAGCTATTTCGATCTGGCGGCCTCCGTGCCGGTGATGCGGCGCTTCACCCTGCGCATGGGCGTGACCAATCTGTTCGACAAGGACTCGCCGCTGCTCGATTCCAACAACCTTGGCGTCGCCTCGCAATATGGCAATGCCAACACCTTCCCCGGCCTGTATGATGTGCTGGGCCGCACGCTGTTCGCGGGGCTGACGGCGAAATTCTGA